The following are from one region of the Flavobacteriaceae bacterium UJ101 genome:
- the truA|PUS1 gene encoding tRNA pseudouridine(38-40) synthase (Formation of pseudouridine at positions 38, 39 and 40 in the anticodon stem and loop of transfer RNAs; Belongs to the tRNA pseudouridine synthase TruA family.; KEGG: dat:HRM2_39310 tRNA pseudouridine38-40 synthase): MNYAFCYIIELQYLGFRYHGWFHQPDVKTVQFMVDKTLTFILKQQKFKTLGASRTDAKVSANHMVFELFLKDELPNLDDFLNVFNQNLPNDIRATKINQTTANFNILQTPKKKEYIYLFAFGEKPHPFSAPLITTFLEDLDLELMKKGALLFQGKHNFKKYCTKPSQHTQFEREILLSTIQDNDLYQANFFPKQTFAFHVHSKGFLRYQVRLMMGQLVRLGRHEITLNELKESLSYNDQDHSKLPYIAPASGLILNKTEIDF, from the coding sequence ATGAATTATGCTTTTTGTTATATCATCGAGTTGCAATATTTAGGTTTTCGCTATCATGGTTGGTTTCATCAACCTGATGTTAAAACCGTACAATTCATGGTAGATAAAACACTTACTTTTATTTTAAAGCAACAAAAATTTAAGACATTGGGTGCTAGTAGAACAGATGCTAAAGTTTCTGCAAACCATATGGTTTTTGAACTTTTTTTAAAAGATGAATTACCAAACTTAGATGATTTCTTAAACGTTTTCAATCAAAATCTTCCCAATGATATTCGAGCTACTAAAATAAATCAAACAACTGCTAACTTCAATATTCTACAAACACCAAAAAAGAAAGAATACATTTACTTATTCGCTTTTGGAGAAAAACCTCATCCATTTTCTGCACCTTTAATTACTACTTTTCTTGAAGATTTAGATCTTGAATTAATGAAAAAAGGAGCTCTACTTTTTCAAGGAAAACATAATTTTAAAAAATATTGTACTAAACCTTCTCAACATACACAGTTTGAACGTGAAATTCTTCTTAGTACAATTCAAGATAACGATTTATACCAAGCTAACTTTTTTCCAAAGCAAACCTTTGCATTTCATGTTCATTCAAAAGGATTTTTACGCTACCAAGTTCGATTAATGATGGGACAACTAGTTCGTTTAGGACGCCATGAAATCACATTAAATGAATTAAAAGAATCCTTATCTTATAATGATCAAGACCACAGTAAACTTCCTTATATTGCACCTGCATCAGGTCTTATTTTAAACAAAACTGAAATTGATTTTTAA
- a CDS encoding UPF0093 membrane protein (Belongs to the UPF0093 family.), which yields MISYGGEFYNIIKAIHIIFMVSYFAGIFYVVRLFIYHTDTQLEEEPKKSILQQQFIKMEGLLWNIITVPAFILMLITGLIMLLTNWESMFKTATWMHIKLAFLIVLFVYQFFCWKIIKQLKQNIFNYTSLQLRLWNEVATVILFAVVFAVILKYQFVDNWYWALGGLLFFAILIMLIVRLVKKIRG from the coding sequence ATGATTTCATACGGAGGAGAATTTTACAACATTATAAAAGCCATACATATTATTTTTATGGTAAGTTATTTTGCTGGAATATTTTATGTCGTTCGATTGTTTATTTATCATACTGATACACAATTAGAAGAAGAACCTAAAAAATCAATTTTGCAACAACAATTTATCAAAATGGAAGGATTGCTATGGAATATTATTACGGTTCCAGCTTTTATATTGATGTTGATTACAGGATTGATTATGTTACTAACCAATTGGGAAAGTATGTTCAAAACGGCTACATGGATGCATATTAAATTAGCCTTTTTAATTGTTCTATTTGTGTATCAATTCTTTTGTTGGAAGATTATTAAACAATTAAAACAAAACATTTTTAACTATACTTCATTACAACTACGTTTATGGAACGAAGTGGCCACTGTGATTTTATTTGCAGTAGTTTTTGCCGTAATTTTAAAGTATCAGTTTGTTGATAATTGGTATTGGGCATTAGGAGGTTTATTGTTTTTTGCTATACTAATTATGTTAATTGTTCGTTTAGTTAAAAAAATCAGAGGATAG
- a CDS encoding alkaline phosphatase PafA (Alkaline phosphatase with broad substrate specificity. Has phosphatase activity towards nucleotide phosphates with a preference for ATP. Active towards a great variety of phosphomonoesters with the exception of 2',3'-cyclic AMP and myo- inositol hexakisphosphate.), whose amino-acid sequence MKRIISLILLIVIGNSVSAQVKRPKLVVGIIVDQMRYEYLDRYYDDFSNDGFKRLLNEGYNFRNTHFNYMPTFTAPGHSSVYTGTTPAVHGIVGNSWYNKSLKKKMYCTDDASVSGLGYSGKEGKMSPRNLKATTVTDELKLATNQKGKVIGVSIKDRGAILPAGHFADAAYWMSGSGNFLTSTYYMKSFPKWATQFNQSGKVQEYINKGWDLLKDPSAYNESIADNNPYEFIFKPKTTPTFPYNLKEVVAEGGIAKIQSTPYGNDLVLDFALEAMKNEKLGKDNITDFLAISFSSTDKVGHYFGPRSMEIQDTYLRLDLNIATLLKQLDKTVGKGEYVLFLTADHAGAENPNHLHSMKYDVKNLNSKEFTTKLKTYLNNSYGYDLLENYSNQNIFLNEDLIREKKLDYSAIVDDIKHFVQKEKFVKRAYTRKEILASSPTDYHLQMIERGYDPKQNGDLVILLDPAFMEYYPTGTTHGTTYSYDTHVPNIWYGWGIKKGHTSARKEITEIAPTLSQLIHISIPNGSHGTVLQEILD is encoded by the coding sequence ATGAAAAGAATAATCTCTTTAATACTTTTAATAGTAATTGGAAATAGTGTTTCCGCACAAGTTAAACGACCCAAATTAGTTGTAGGAATCATTGTAGATCAAATGCGTTATGAATATCTAGATCGTTATTATGATGACTTTAGTAATGATGGCTTTAAGCGTTTATTAAATGAGGGGTACAACTTTAGAAATACTCACTTTAATTATATGCCAACCTTCACTGCTCCAGGACATTCCTCTGTTTATACAGGTACAACCCCAGCTGTTCATGGAATTGTTGGAAATAGTTGGTATAACAAGTCATTAAAAAAGAAAATGTATTGTACTGATGACGCTTCTGTTTCAGGATTAGGTTACTCAGGAAAAGAAGGTAAAATGTCTCCTCGTAACTTAAAAGCCACCACAGTAACAGATGAATTAAAATTAGCAACTAATCAGAAAGGAAAAGTTATAGGTGTTAGTATAAAAGATCGTGGGGCTATTTTGCCTGCAGGTCATTTTGCTGACGCTGCTTATTGGATGAGTGGTTCTGGAAACTTTTTAACTTCAACTTACTATATGAAGTCTTTTCCAAAATGGGCTACTCAATTTAACCAATCAGGAAAAGTTCAAGAATATATTAATAAAGGATGGGATTTACTTAAAGATCCTTCAGCCTATAATGAAAGTATAGCCGATAATAATCCTTATGAATTTATTTTCAAACCTAAAACTACTCCTACCTTTCCTTATAACTTAAAGGAAGTTGTAGCAGAAGGAGGTATTGCTAAAATTCAATCAACACCTTATGGAAATGATTTAGTATTGGATTTTGCTTTAGAAGCTATGAAAAATGAGAAATTAGGAAAAGATAATATTACGGACTTTTTGGCTATCAGTTTTTCTTCTACAGATAAAGTAGGACACTATTTTGGACCTCGTTCTATGGAGATTCAAGATACTTATTTACGATTGGACTTAAATATTGCAACTTTATTAAAACAATTGGATAAAACCGTTGGTAAGGGAGAATATGTTCTTTTCTTAACAGCAGATCATGCAGGAGCTGAAAATCCAAATCATTTACATAGTATGAAGTATGATGTAAAAAACTTAAATTCTAAAGAATTTACTACAAAGCTCAAAACCTATCTAAATAATTCATATGGATATGATTTATTAGAAAACTACTCTAATCAAAATATATTCTTAAATGAAGATTTAATTCGTGAGAAAAAATTAGATTATAGTGCTATTGTAGATGATATAAAACATTTTGTTCAAAAAGAAAAATTTGTAAAGCGTGCGTATACAAGAAAAGAAATTTTAGCTTCATCTCCTACTGATTATCATTTACAAATGATAGAACGAGGATATGATCCTAAACAAAATGGAGATTTAGTCATTTTATTAGATCCGGCTTTCATGGAATACTATCCTACAGGAACAACGCACGGAACTACCTATTCATATGATACTCATGTTCCTAATATATGGTACGGTTGGGGAATTAAAAAAGGACATACATCAGCGAGAAAAGAAATAACAGAGATCGCTCCTACCTTATCTCAATTAATTCATATTTCAATTCCCAACGGAAGTCATGGAACTGTTTTACAAGAAATTTTAGATTAG
- a CDS encoding vitamin B12 transporter BtuB (Involved in the active translocation of vitamin B12 (cyanocobalamin) across the outer membrane to the periplasmic space. It derives its energy for transport by interacting with the trans-periplasmic membrane protein TonB; Belongs to the TonB-dependent receptor family. BtuB (TC 1.B.14.3.1) subfamily.), with product MKNKLGIVLIMMFSISWSQENVESKEDYTIDEVIYTSSKNVIREKENTSVVQTITQKDIEESGLRRLDDILREQTGLILTEDHGTGIQIQGIESDYILILLDGQPLIGRTAGVFDLSRITVNEIERIEVLKGPASALYGSEAMGGVVNIITKKPKYGLKNTLFYRLETNNTHDIFLNSSFRKDKFYVLGDANFFTTDGYDFAPDVVGQTVSKHHDQTYQLKAGYDFTDKTNLTLIGKFYQQDSENKTDSDGDILDYEGQVKEKNVGIKFNYGEINKLKLSVDLFYTSYDTNEDYFNETQQEVFDRTYLKQRFIQPEIRALYTFNPSNKITLGGGIRDEKIEATRYENSVSMDAQYFYGQYEKKWFDKLYSVVGFRFDHNENYASQWSPKLGLRYNFNKHFAIKGSVGKGFKAPDFRQLYLNFTNSTVGYTVLGYNEVVAGIQRLQDLGEINTIEPAYDDYLNEDELKSESSVGYNVEFQYRNNRIQSSLNFFRNDIEDLINTQVIATKTNNQNIFSYYNVNRSYTQGLEFNTSYKINRSFKIKGGYQFLMARDKDVEERIDNGEEFIRDTDTGEVRRATSSDYLGLINRSKHTFNVKLDYNSESLGLFANIRWMYRSKYGIGDQNGNGFWDVYDKNVTVDGYSLVNLTIGKDLFDAKIQLQGGIENVTDHQDVNLPNLYGRIFWTSLKFKL from the coding sequence ATGAAAAATAAGCTAGGTATAGTGTTAATTATGATGTTTTCTATAAGTTGGTCACAAGAAAATGTGGAAAGCAAAGAAGACTATACTATAGACGAGGTAATCTATACTTCATCAAAGAATGTTATTAGAGAAAAAGAAAATACTTCAGTTGTTCAAACCATTACGCAAAAAGATATTGAAGAAAGTGGATTAAGGAGGTTAGATGATATATTACGTGAACAAACAGGACTCATTCTTACAGAAGATCATGGAACAGGAATTCAAATCCAAGGAATTGAATCAGATTATATCTTAATTTTATTAGATGGTCAACCACTTATAGGTAGAACAGCAGGTGTTTTTGATTTATCGAGAATTACAGTAAATGAAATTGAACGAATTGAAGTTTTGAAAGGCCCTGCATCTGCTTTATATGGTTCCGAAGCAATGGGTGGTGTAGTTAATATTATAACAAAAAAACCTAAATATGGTTTAAAAAACACATTGTTTTATCGATTAGAAACCAATAACACACATGACATTTTTTTAAATTCATCTTTTCGAAAAGATAAATTTTATGTTTTAGGAGATGCCAATTTTTTTACAACAGATGGATACGATTTTGCTCCAGATGTTGTTGGGCAAACGGTTTCAAAACACCATGATCAAACTTATCAATTAAAAGCTGGGTATGATTTTACTGATAAAACAAATTTAACTCTAATTGGCAAGTTCTATCAACAAGATAGTGAGAATAAAACAGATAGTGATGGTGATATTTTAGATTATGAAGGCCAAGTAAAAGAAAAGAATGTTGGAATTAAATTTAATTATGGAGAAATCAATAAGTTGAAATTATCTGTAGATCTATTTTATACATCATATGATACCAATGAGGATTATTTTAATGAAACACAACAAGAAGTATTTGATCGAACCTATTTAAAACAACGTTTTATTCAGCCTGAGATTAGAGCCTTGTATACATTCAATCCATCAAACAAAATAACATTAGGAGGAGGAATTCGTGATGAAAAAATAGAGGCAACTCGTTATGAAAATTCAGTGAGTATGGATGCTCAATATTTTTATGGGCAATATGAAAAAAAATGGTTTGATAAATTGTATAGTGTTGTAGGATTTCGTTTTGATCATAATGAAAATTATGCTTCTCAGTGGAGTCCTAAATTGGGTCTTCGATATAACTTTAATAAACATTTTGCTATTAAGGGGTCGGTAGGAAAAGGGTTTAAAGCTCCTGATTTTAGACAATTATATTTAAATTTTACCAATTCGACAGTAGGATATACGGTTTTAGGATATAATGAAGTAGTTGCGGGTATACAACGTTTACAAGATTTAGGAGAAATCAATACAATTGAACCTGCTTATGATGATTATTTAAATGAAGATGAGTTAAAATCAGAAAGTTCTGTGGGATATAATGTAGAATTTCAGTACCGAAATAATAGAATACAATCTAGTTTGAATTTTTTTAGAAATGATATTGAAGACTTGATTAATACCCAAGTCATTGCTACCAAAACAAATAATCAAAATATTTTTTCTTATTACAATGTTAACCGTTCTTATACACAAGGGCTTGAATTCAATACTTCATATAAAATTAATAGATCTTTTAAAATAAAAGGAGGCTATCAATTTTTAATGGCACGTGATAAGGATGTAGAGGAACGGATAGATAATGGAGAAGAATTTATTAGAGATACGGACACAGGTGAAGTACGAAGAGCTACATCAAGTGATTATCTAGGATTGATTAACCGATCTAAACATACATTTAATGTGAAATTGGATTACAATAGTGAAAGTCTAGGTTTGTTTGCCAATATTCGATGGATGTATCGAAGTAAATATGGTATAGGAGACCAAAATGGAAATGGTTTTTGGGATGTATACGATAAAAATGTGACAGTAGATGGTTATTCCTTAGTTAATTTAACTATAGGAAAAGATCTTTTCGATGCGAAAATACAATTACAAGGAGGTATTGAAAACGTAACAGACCATCAAGATGTAAACCTTCCTAATTTATACGGTAGAATTTTTTGGACAAGTTTGAAATTTAAATTATAA
- a CDS encoding XTP/dITP diphosphatase (Required to maintain the full capacity of the mycobacteria to respond to oxidative stress via the degradation of the oxidation-induced damaged nucleotides. It hydrolyzes all canonical (d)NTPs, as well as the mutagenic dUTP and 8-oxo-7,8- dihydro-2'-deoxyguanosine 5'-triphosphate (8-oxo-dGTP). Also involved in the transcriptional activation of RelA in response to oxidative stress; Belongs to the nucleoside triphosphate pyrophosphohydrolase family.; KEGG: bth:BT_4350 XTP/dITP diphosphohydrolase), with amino-acid sequence MIRDFFIKEFYSQIIHKNMKSREKELKAFNRLLDIMDDLREKCPWDKKQTIESLRHLTIEEVYELSDAIIDSNLEEVKNELGDLMLHLVFYSKIGSEKKAFDMVDVLDGICEKLIYRHPHIYGDVEVVDEEEVKKNWEKLKLKEGKGDRSVLGGVPKSLPSMIKALRIQEKVKGVGFEFESKEQVWDKIQEELQEFQEAKSFEEQELEFGDVLFSIINYARFVDINPELALEKTNKKFIYRFQKMEKLIKDQKLEISDLSIEKLDSYWGKVKE; translated from the coding sequence ATGATTCGGGATTTTTTTATAAAAGAATTTTATAGCCAAATCATACATAAAAACATGAAGTCTAGAGAGAAAGAATTAAAAGCATTTAATCGTTTATTAGATATAATGGATGATTTAAGAGAAAAATGTCCTTGGGATAAGAAGCAAACTATAGAATCATTACGTCATCTAACAATTGAAGAAGTATATGAACTTTCGGATGCTATTATCGATTCTAATTTAGAAGAAGTTAAAAATGAATTAGGTGATCTTATGTTACATTTGGTATTTTATTCTAAAATTGGTTCTGAAAAGAAAGCTTTTGATATGGTAGACGTGCTAGATGGGATATGTGAAAAATTGATTTACCGTCATCCTCATATTTACGGAGATGTTGAGGTAGTAGATGAAGAAGAGGTAAAAAAAAATTGGGAAAAATTAAAACTTAAAGAAGGAAAAGGTGATAGATCTGTTTTAGGAGGTGTCCCTAAATCTCTTCCTTCTATGATTAAAGCTTTACGAATTCAAGAAAAAGTTAAAGGTGTTGGTTTTGAATTTGAAAGCAAGGAACAAGTTTGGGATAAAATTCAAGAGGAATTACAAGAATTTCAAGAGGCTAAATCATTTGAAGAACAAGAGCTGGAGTTTGGGGATGTTTTATTTTCGATTATTAATTATGCCCGTTTTGTTGATATAAATCCTGAATTAGCCTTAGAAAAAACAAACAAAAAATTTATTTATCGTTTTCAGAAAATGGAAAAATTAATTAAAGACCAAAAATTAGAAATAAGTGATCTTTCCATTGAAAAACTAGATAGTTATTGGGGAAAAGTAAAAGAATAA
- a CDS encoding glycine betaine transporter OpuD (High-affinity uptake of glycine betaine. Does not mediate either carnitine or choline uptake; Belongs to the BCCT transporter (TC 2.A.15) family.), translating to MNLIQKNLLLLSSTLILSLFSLWIFSNTGYAMQTIEEISLFVREYFGTFYLVLGLGCVLFMILLAFSPFGKTRLGSSQPEHSLWSWIAMLYSAGMGAGILLRAVQEPVYMQQNPPFESTLSHETLALEYTFYQWGFTPWAMYGIFALIIGYYLYNRNQSVLMSSVIKSSFDKPFLNNSIDILTILTTVFGVVAAIALGTTQINGGVNHLFNSKLGINFIFLIIVLISIISLTSALLGVNKGIKLISKLNILITLFLLAFVFFQSDVLTIIQQFGLSLYHYIIDFIPMSLAIEPYNPGKEFLTGWTYYYWAFWLAWAPFTGIFIARISKGRTVRQFILGILLIPSLGTFLWFTTFGVSAFTLIENWGRYHNEFGNVFTSIFIFFKAYPIQGFINTITVILLITFLITSIDSAIFVLSMFTDRGNQTPSKKHRIIWGIIIPIVACSLVLLGNIFPEINVLDAMSKLLIITSLPFAILTVVMVALFVQKILKS from the coding sequence ATGAATTTGATTCAAAAAAACCTCTTATTACTATCTTCTACCCTCATTCTAAGTCTTTTCTCATTATGGATTTTTAGTAATACTGGATATGCTATGCAAACCATTGAGGAAATTTCTTTATTTGTACGAGAATACTTTGGAACTTTTTATTTAGTACTAGGTTTAGGCTGTGTTTTATTTATGATCCTATTAGCCTTTTCACCTTTTGGAAAAACACGTTTGGGATCTTCTCAACCTGAACATTCCTTATGGTCATGGATTGCCATGTTATATAGTGCAGGTATGGGAGCTGGAATTCTTCTAAGAGCAGTTCAAGAACCTGTTTACATGCAACAAAACCCTCCTTTTGAAAGTACTCTTTCTCACGAAACACTTGCCTTAGAATACACTTTTTATCAATGGGGATTTACTCCTTGGGCCATGTACGGCATTTTCGCACTAATTATAGGATATTATTTATATAATCGAAATCAAAGTGTCTTGATGAGTTCTGTTATCAAAAGTTCTTTTGATAAACCTTTTTTGAATAATAGCATTGATATCTTAACTATTTTAACTACTGTTTTTGGTGTAGTTGCTGCTATTGCTTTGGGAACAACTCAAATTAATGGGGGAGTTAATCATTTATTCAATTCTAAATTAGGTATAAACTTTATCTTTCTTATCATTGTTTTGATCTCTATCATTTCATTAACTTCAGCGTTATTAGGCGTTAATAAAGGTATTAAACTCATCTCTAAATTAAATATTTTAATAACCTTATTTTTATTAGCTTTTGTTTTCTTCCAAAGTGATGTATTAACGATCATTCAACAATTTGGACTTTCTCTTTATCATTATATAATCGATTTTATCCCAATGAGTCTAGCTATTGAACCATACAACCCTGGTAAAGAATTCTTAACAGGATGGACTTACTATTACTGGGCTTTTTGGTTAGCATGGGCTCCCTTTACTGGAATTTTCATTGCCCGAATATCAAAAGGGAGAACAGTTCGTCAGTTCATATTAGGCATTTTATTAATTCCTTCTTTAGGTACTTTTTTATGGTTTACTACTTTTGGAGTATCTGCATTTACGTTAATTGAAAACTGGGGTCGTTATCATAATGAATTTGGAAATGTTTTTACCTCTATTTTTATCTTTTTCAAAGCCTATCCTATTCAAGGCTTTATCAATACCATTACCGTAATATTATTAATTACTTTTTTAATAACTTCTATCGATTCAGCTATTTTTGTTCTAAGTATGTTTACAGACCGAGGTAATCAAACCCCTAGTAAAAAACATCGTATCATTTGGGGAATAATCATCCCTATAGTAGCATGTTCATTAGTTTTACTAGGAAATATTTTCCCTGAAATCAACGTTTTAGATGCTATGTCAAAACTCTTGATCATTACTTCACTACCTTTTGCTATTTTAACTGTCGTAATGGTTGCTTTATTTGTCCAAAAGATTTTGAAATCGTAA
- the coaE gene encoding dephospho-CoA kinase (KEGG: pdt:Prede_1602 dephospho-CoA kinase), with amino-acid sequence MDLTKIISISGKPGLFNLIKQSRTGFIVESVETGKKTSVSSSNNVSLLANVAMYTVDTEIPLAEVFYKIAEKENLGPTISHKESGSKLHEYFAEVLPDYDKDRVYDSDLKKLFQWYNVLQKAGLVDLDRPEEVEEEKVTETK; translated from the coding sequence ATGGATTTAACAAAAATTATTTCGATTTCAGGAAAGCCAGGATTGTTTAATTTAATAAAACAATCAAGAACGGGATTTATCGTAGAATCTGTAGAAACAGGAAAGAAAACCTCTGTATCATCATCAAATAATGTAAGTTTATTAGCAAACGTTGCGATGTACACAGTAGATACTGAAATTCCTTTGGCTGAAGTATTTTATAAAATTGCTGAAAAAGAAAATTTAGGGCCTACAATTTCACATAAAGAATCAGGTTCAAAGTTACATGAGTATTTTGCGGAAGTACTACCTGATTATGATAAAGATCGAGTATACGACTCTGATTTGAAAAAACTATTTCAATGGTATAATGTATTGCAAAAGGCAGGGTTGGTTGATTTAGATCGCCCAGAAGAAGTTGAAGAAGAAAAAGTAACAGAAACAAAATAA
- a CDS encoding phoH-like protein (Belongs to the PhoH family.) has product MNELIIELNDVSLSEFYGEHNRNFKLLKTYFPKIKIVGRDSVIQAFGPEEILSVFEEKVKHLIDHLGHYNKLSERDIEDIVMTENVKKHQHIDGVLVHGVSGRIIKPQTDTQREFVAKMSKNDMVFALGPAGTGKTYTAVALAVQALKNKEVKRIIITRPAVEAGENLGFLPGDLKDKLDPYLQPLYDALRDMIPYEKLVGYMEKGVIEIAPLAFMRGRTLDNAFVILDEAQNTTLAQMKMFLTRMGRYAHFVITGDPEQIDLPSKQRSGLVNAMHVLKDVKGIGFVQFDEKDVIRHKLVKRIIEAYRADKDISLK; this is encoded by the coding sequence TTGAATGAATTAATCATAGAACTTAATGATGTTAGTTTAAGTGAATTTTACGGGGAGCACAATCGAAACTTTAAATTATTAAAAACCTATTTTCCAAAAATAAAAATTGTAGGAAGAGATAGTGTTATACAAGCCTTTGGTCCTGAAGAGATTTTATCTGTTTTTGAAGAAAAAGTAAAACATTTAATTGATCATTTAGGTCATTATAATAAACTCTCGGAAAGAGATATTGAAGACATTGTAATGACTGAAAATGTAAAAAAACATCAACATATCGATGGAGTCCTTGTTCATGGTGTTTCAGGAAGAATTATTAAACCCCAAACGGATACACAACGAGAATTTGTTGCTAAAATGAGTAAAAATGATATGGTTTTTGCTTTAGGACCTGCTGGTACAGGAAAAACCTATACAGCAGTAGCATTGGCCGTTCAAGCCTTAAAGAATAAGGAGGTGAAACGTATCATCATTACACGCCCAGCAGTAGAAGCTGGTGAAAATTTAGGTTTTTTACCAGGTGATCTGAAGGATAAATTAGACCCTTATTTACAACCTTTGTATGATGCGCTTCGTGATATGATTCCTTATGAAAAATTAGTTGGATATATGGAGAAAGGAGTTATTGAAATTGCTCCTCTAGCATTCATGAGAGGAAGGACTTTAGACAATGCTTTTGTTATTTTGGATGAAGCTCAAAACACCACTCTAGCTCAAATGAAAATGTTTTTAACACGTATGGGTCGTTACGCTCACTTTGTAATTACAGGTGACCCTGAACAAATTGACCTCCCTTCCAAACAACGTTCAGGCCTTGTAAATGCTATGCATGTTTTAAAAGATGTGAAAGGAATTGGTTTTGTTCAATTTGACGAAAAAGATGTCATACGTCACAAATTGGTAAAACGAATTATTGAAGCGTATCGAGCAGATAAAGATATTTCTCTAAAATAA
- a CDS encoding chlorinase (Belongs to the SalL family.), producing MAIITLTTDFGLKDHFVAVVKGAIYTELPDAKVVDITHQISPFNISQTAYILINSYKHFPEGTVHIIGVDTEENPQKKHIIAKVNNHYFVCSDNGVLSLIAHETKPEMIIEINFDRFKEVGIFPTKDVFVKTACHIARGGQIGVLGRKIEKHNELSGLQPIVKDNTIIANVIYIDNVGNVVVNLKKERFQEIGKGRKFEILLPRSYKFTRIYERYSDIEGNDHGNTIHHGTGMALFNSSDFLEIAIYKSNLQTVGGASTLLGLNYRDSITINFL from the coding sequence ATGGCTATTATTACCTTAACAACAGACTTTGGACTGAAAGACCATTTTGTGGCTGTGGTAAAGGGAGCTATTTATACAGAGCTTCCCGATGCTAAGGTTGTTGATATAACCCATCAGATTAGTCCATTTAATATATCGCAAACAGCTTATATCTTAATTAATTCTTATAAACATTTTCCTGAAGGAACGGTTCATATTATTGGAGTAGATACAGAAGAAAATCCTCAAAAGAAACACATTATTGCTAAAGTAAATAATCATTATTTTGTTTGTAGTGATAACGGTGTATTGTCTCTTATTGCTCATGAAACAAAACCTGAAATGATTATTGAAATTAATTTTGACCGCTTTAAAGAAGTTGGAATTTTTCCTACAAAAGATGTTTTTGTGAAAACAGCGTGTCATATTGCAAGAGGAGGACAAATAGGAGTATTAGGTAGGAAGATTGAAAAGCATAATGAATTATCAGGTTTACAACCTATTGTCAAAGATAACACGATTATAGCAAATGTAATTTATATTGATAATGTTGGAAACGTTGTGGTCAATTTAAAAAAAGAACGTTTTCAAGAAATTGGAAAAGGAAGAAAATTTGAAATTTTGTTACCTAGAAGCTATAAGTTTACTAGAATATATGAGCGCTATTCTGATATAGAAGGAAACGATCATGGGAACACTATTCATCATGGAACAGGAATGGCATTGTTTAATTCTTCTGATTTTTTAGAAATAGCCATATATAAAAGTAATTTACAGACAGTCGGAGGAGCAAGTACTTTATTAGGATTAAATTATCGTGACAGTATTACTATAAATTTTTTATAA